One stretch of Prunus persica cultivar Lovell chromosome G1, Prunus_persica_NCBIv2, whole genome shotgun sequence DNA includes these proteins:
- the LOC18793930 gene encoding dnaJ homolog subfamily C member 7 homolog isoform X2, whose protein sequence is MSDDDGNRNRNKNGPRTPPNRPYQEREEDMKIWGILVFGLIGATATTLALFRSQSSWKGGSGSSFRTSFQEEAWKKYNRRMQEEYEEELERVERIRRMQSVFNRERNKYKSSYESWRENGQGAYHQHFQREDWYWKTDTSFKDRRNNYRKTPRENASYLLSHHYSVLGLDRFRKAPYTDAEIKTAFRTKAKQFHPDQNQDNKEAAEAKFKEVMTSYEAIKKERGNTNL, encoded by the exons ATGAGCGACGACGATGGTAATCGGAATAGGAATAAGAATGGCCCGCGGACGCCGCCAAACAGACCCTACcaggagagagaggaagacaTGAAGATTTGGGGAATTCTGGTGTTTGGTCTAATTGGCGCCACCGCCACCACTCTCGCG TTGTTCAGATCACAATCATCGTGGAAAGGAGGAAGCGGTAGTTCATTCCGGACATCCTTTCAGGAGGAAGCATGGAAAAAATATAATCGTCGCATGCAAGAGGAGTATGAGGAAGAACTGGAGAGAGTG GAACGTATTAGGCGTATGCAAAGTGTGTTCAATAGAGAGAGGAACAAATATAAAAGCAGCTATGAGAGCTGGAGGGAAAATGGTCAAGGTGCATACCATCAACATTTCCAGCGAGAAGATTGGTATTGGAAAACTGATACATCCTTCAAAGACCGGAGGAATAATTACAGGAAGACTCCTAGGGAAAATGCAAGCTATTTATTATCGCATCATTACTCAGTATTAGGCCTTGACAG GTTTAGAAAGGCACCTTACACGGATGCTGAGATTAAG ACAGCGTTTAGGACTAAGGCAAAGCAATTTCACCCAGATCAAAACCAAGATAATAAAG AGGCTGCTGAAGCAAAGTTTAAAGAGGTAATGACGTCCTACGAGGCCataaagaaagagaggggAAACACGAATCTGTGA
- the LOC18793930 gene encoding dnaJ homolog subfamily C member 7 homolog isoform X1: MSDDDGNRNRNKNGPRTPPNRPYQEREEDMKIWGILVFGLIGATATTLAVSQLRRTVDWVYTQLFRSQSSWKGGSGSSFRTSFQEEAWKKYNRRMQEEYEEELERVERIRRMQSVFNRERNKYKSSYESWRENGQGAYHQHFQREDWYWKTDTSFKDRRNNYRKTPRENASYLLSHHYSVLGLDRFRKAPYTDAEIKTAFRTKAKQFHPDQNQDNKEAAEAKFKEVMTSYEAIKKERGNTNL, translated from the exons ATGAGCGACGACGATGGTAATCGGAATAGGAATAAGAATGGCCCGCGGACGCCGCCAAACAGACCCTACcaggagagagaggaagacaTGAAGATTTGGGGAATTCTGGTGTTTGGTCTAATTGGCGCCACCGCCACCACTCTCGCG GTTTCTCAGCTTCGTAGGACTGTTGATTGGGTCTATACTCAG TTGTTCAGATCACAATCATCGTGGAAAGGAGGAAGCGGTAGTTCATTCCGGACATCCTTTCAGGAGGAAGCATGGAAAAAATATAATCGTCGCATGCAAGAGGAGTATGAGGAAGAACTGGAGAGAGTG GAACGTATTAGGCGTATGCAAAGTGTGTTCAATAGAGAGAGGAACAAATATAAAAGCAGCTATGAGAGCTGGAGGGAAAATGGTCAAGGTGCATACCATCAACATTTCCAGCGAGAAGATTGGTATTGGAAAACTGATACATCCTTCAAAGACCGGAGGAATAATTACAGGAAGACTCCTAGGGAAAATGCAAGCTATTTATTATCGCATCATTACTCAGTATTAGGCCTTGACAG GTTTAGAAAGGCACCTTACACGGATGCTGAGATTAAG ACAGCGTTTAGGACTAAGGCAAAGCAATTTCACCCAGATCAAAACCAAGATAATAAAG AGGCTGCTGAAGCAAAGTTTAAAGAGGTAATGACGTCCTACGAGGCCataaagaaagagaggggAAACACGAATCTGTGA
- the LOC18790515 gene encoding uncharacterized protein At3g49720 isoform X1 has product MSRRPVNVNLNPSRRFGDNGGSLLSGSAYSKSRSSPILSVALIAVGALLLLAYSYNGGRGGGGGIVKGVVSRVEAAGHSCTAEVQRAIPVLKKAYGDSMHKVLHVGPDTCAVVSTLLSEEETEAWGVEPYDVEDAGRSCKALVRKDVVRVVDIKYPLPYRPKSFSIVLVSDALDYLSDKYLNKTLPDLARVSVDGLVVFTGYPRKQRAKAAEVSKFGKAAKLRSTSWWSKYFGQISLDENEDAAKKFKLAATKMSYVSNCQVFHLKSFN; this is encoded by the exons ATGTCTCGGAGGCCAGTGAATGTGAATTTGAACCCGTCTCGGCGATTTGGGGACAATGGAGGCTCTTTACTCTCAGGCTCTGCCTATTCTAAGTCGAGGTCTTCTCCGATCTTATCAGTCGCACTTATCGCCGTG GGAGCATTGCTTCTTCTTGCCTATTCATACAACGGCGGCAGAG gtggaggtggtggcaTTGTTAAAGGGGTTGTTAGCAGGGTTGAAG CTGCAGGTCACTCATGCACAGCGGAGGTCCAACGAGCAATTCCTGTTTTGAAGAAAGCATATGGTGACAGCATGCATAAGGTTTTGCACGTTGGCCCTGATACTTGTGCAGTGGTTTCTACATTGCTGAGTGAGGAAGAAACTGAAGCATGGGGTGTGGAACCTTATGATGTAGAGGATGCTGGTAGAAGCTGTAAAGCTCTTGTGCGCAAAGACGTAGTTCGTGTTGTTGATATCAAGTATCCGCTTCCATACAGGCCAAAGTCGTTTTCTATTGTACTTGTTTCGGATGCGTTGGATTATTTGTCGGATAAATACCTCAACAAGACCCTCCCGGATCTAGCAAGGGTATCAGTTGATGGTCTTGTGGTCTTTACTG GCTATCCTCGTAAGCAGAGAGCTAAAGCTGCTGAGGTCTCCAAATTTGGGAAGGCG GCTAAATTGAGGAGCACCTCCTGGTGGTCTAAGTATTTTGGTCAGATTAGTTTAGATGAGAACGAAGATGCCGCCAAGAAGTTTAAACTGGCCGCAACAAAGATGTCATATGTCTCAAACTGCCAAGTTTTTCACCTCAAGTCATTCAATTGA
- the LOC18793889 gene encoding squalene monooxygenase, with protein MADQYLLGWILASVLGLVALYRTLVKRNDDRRSALVEKRSECVKSVMVSNGECRSTDGDVDVIIVGAGVAGAALAHTLGKDGRRVHVIERDLQEPDRIVGELLQPGGYLKLIELGLEDCVEEIDAQRVFGYALFKDGKNTKLSYPLEKFHSDVSGRSFHNGRFIQRMREKAATLPNVQLEQGTVTSLLEEKGTIKGVQYKDKTGQEMTAYAPLTIVCDGCFSNLRRSLCDPKVDVPSCFVGLILENCDLPHANHGHVILADPSPILFYQISSTEVRCLVDVPGQKVPSISNGEMAKYLKAVVAPQIPPQLYDAFIAAVDKGTIRTMPNRSMPAAPYPTPGALLMGDAFNMRHPLTGGGMTVALSDIVVLQNLLRPLTNLNDASTLSKYLESFYTLRKPVASTINTLAGALYKVFSSSPDQARKEMRQACFDYLSLGGVFSNGPVSLLSGLNPRPLSLVLHFFAVAVYGVGRLLLPFPSPKRAWIGARLISSASGIIFPIIKAEGVRQMFFPATVPAYYRAPVSSEKQMKKTEDSIN; from the exons ATGGCGGATCAGTACTTGCTTGGATGGATCTTGGCCTCTGTGCTGGGCCTCGTGGCGCTGTACAGAACGCTGGTGAAGAGGAACGACGATCGTCGCAGCGCTCTGGTGGAGAAGAGAAGCGAGTGCGTGAAGAGCGTCATGGTCTCGAATGGAGAATGCAGATCTACTGACGGCGATGTCGACGTTATAATCGTCGGAGCAGGCGTCGCAGGCGCCGCTCTGGCTCACACTCTCGGCAAG GATGGACGTCGAGTTCATGTGATTGAACGAGACTTGCAAGAGCCAGACCGAATTGTTGGTGAACTACTACAACCTGGAGGCTACCTCAAATTAATTGAGCTGGGACTAGAAG ATTGTGTGGAGGAAATTGATGCTCAGCGGGTGTTTGGCTATGCCCTTTTCAAGGACGGGAAAAATACTAAACTCTCTTACCCCTTGGAGAAATTTCACTCAGATGTGTCTGGAAGGAGCTTCCACAATGGCCGTTTCATACAGAGGATGCGGGAGAAGGCTGCAACTCTTCCCAA tgTGCAATTGGAGCAAGGAACAGTTACTTCTCTGCTTGAAGAAAAGGGAACAATTAAAGGTGTGCAATACAAGGATAAGACTGGCCAAGAGATGACAGCATATGCACCTCTTACTATTGTTTGTGATGGCTGTTTCTCCAACTTGCGTCGCTCTCTTTGTGATCCTAAG GTGGATGTGCCTTCTTGTTTTGTTGGGTTAATCCTGGAGAATTGCGATCTTCCGCATGCAAATCACGGACATGTTATATTAGCAGACCCTTCTCCTATTTTGTTCTATCAAATCAGTAGTACAGAGGTTCGTTGTCTGGTTGATGTACCTGGACAAAAAGTTCCGTCCATTTCAAATGGTGAAATGGCAAAGTATTTGAAGGCTGTGGTGGCTCCTCAG ATTCCCCCTCAACTTTATGATGCCTTCATAGCTGCAGTTGATAAGGGTACCATAAGGACAATGCCCAACAGAAGCATGCCAGCCGCTCCCTATCCTACTCCTGGAGCACTATTGATGGGAGATGCATTCAACATGCGCCACCCTCTAACAGGGGGAGGAATGACCGTGGCATTGTCTGATATCGTTGTGCTGCAGAATCTTCTCAGGCCTTTGACCAACCTAAATGATGCATCCACACTGTCGAAATATCTTGAATCGTTTTACACTCTGCGCAAG CCAGTGGCATCCACTATAAATACATTGGCAGGGGCCCTTTACAaggtcttttcttcttcacctGATCAAGCGAGGAAGGAAATGCGTCAGGCTTGCTTCGATTACCTAAGTCTCGGAGGTGTATTCTCTAATGGACCAGTATCTCTACTCTCGGGACTCAACCCTCGCCCATTGAGTTTGGTTCTCCATTTCTTCGCTGTTGCAGTATACGGTGTTGGTCGACTGTTGCTGCCATTTCCATCGCCTAAACGCGCCTGGATTGGAGCCAGATTAATTTCC AGTGCCTCAGGAATCATATTCCCCATAATTAAGGCCGAAGGAGTTAGACAAATGTTTTTTCCTGCGACTGTTCCAGCATATTACAGAGCACCTGTCTCTAGCGAGAAGCAAATGAAAAAGACTGAAGATAGCATAAATTGA
- the LOC18788837 gene encoding uncharacterized protein LOC18788837 — protein sequence MEFECSAPSLWREALSSYSSRIQSLNKPNLVSLDDFYRNALPSLLHQRNPSPFITTSELSDLMRWKLTRGKWRPRLLDFVSALDEAVVKSASQKAFQALPDISKAISELTVLKGLGPATASAVLAAYAPDVAPFMSDEAMVAALGNSKDYTLKQYLLFVNKLQEKAKELTAEGETFTPSDVERALWSGAVGAKLPSSQSDPDLKTDKSKNPNKRKRKR from the exons ATGGAATTTGAGTGCTCTGCTCCGAGTCTCTGGAGAGAGGCCCTATCTTCTTACTCGTCTCGCATCCAATCACTCAACAAACCCAATTTGGTTTCTCTCGACGACTTTTACCGCAACGCGCTCCCTTCTCTCCTCCACcaacgaaaccctagccccttCATCACCACCTCCGAGCTCTCTGACCTCATGCGCTGGAAGCTCACACGTGGCAAATGGCg GCCGAGGCTGTTGGATTTCGTATCGGCTTTGGACGAGGCCGTGGTGAAATCGGCCTCCCAAAAGGCGTTTCAGGCTCTTCCTGATATCTCAAAGGCTATCTCTGAGCTCACGGTGCTCAAAGGGCTGGGTCCCGCCACCGCCTCTGCCGTTCTGGCAGCTTACGCTCCTGACGTGGCGCCCTTCATGTCCGACGAG GCTATGGTTGCAGCTCTTGGCAACTCCAAAGACTATACACTCAAGCAGTACCTGTTATTCGTAAATAAGTTACAGGAGAAAGCGAAG GAACTGACTGCCGAAGGGGAGACCTTCACGCCATCAGATGTAGAGAGGGCTTTGTGGAGTGGTGCTGTAGGGGCCAAGCTGCCATCTTCGCAATCAGATCCAGACCTCAAAACtgataaaagtaaaaatcCCAACAAGAGAAAGCGAAAGCGCTGA
- the LOC18790515 gene encoding uncharacterized protein At3g49720 isoform X2: MSRRPVNVNLNPSRRFGDNGGSLLSGSAYSKSRSSPILSVALIAVGALLLLAYSYNGGRGGGGGIVKGVVSRVEGHSCTAEVQRAIPVLKKAYGDSMHKVLHVGPDTCAVVSTLLSEEETEAWGVEPYDVEDAGRSCKALVRKDVVRVVDIKYPLPYRPKSFSIVLVSDALDYLSDKYLNKTLPDLARVSVDGLVVFTGYPRKQRAKAAEVSKFGKAAKLRSTSWWSKYFGQISLDENEDAAKKFKLAATKMSYVSNCQVFHLKSFN, encoded by the exons ATGTCTCGGAGGCCAGTGAATGTGAATTTGAACCCGTCTCGGCGATTTGGGGACAATGGAGGCTCTTTACTCTCAGGCTCTGCCTATTCTAAGTCGAGGTCTTCTCCGATCTTATCAGTCGCACTTATCGCCGTG GGAGCATTGCTTCTTCTTGCCTATTCATACAACGGCGGCAGAG gtggaggtggtggcaTTGTTAAAGGGGTTGTTAGCAGGGTTGAAG GTCACTCATGCACAGCGGAGGTCCAACGAGCAATTCCTGTTTTGAAGAAAGCATATGGTGACAGCATGCATAAGGTTTTGCACGTTGGCCCTGATACTTGTGCAGTGGTTTCTACATTGCTGAGTGAGGAAGAAACTGAAGCATGGGGTGTGGAACCTTATGATGTAGAGGATGCTGGTAGAAGCTGTAAAGCTCTTGTGCGCAAAGACGTAGTTCGTGTTGTTGATATCAAGTATCCGCTTCCATACAGGCCAAAGTCGTTTTCTATTGTACTTGTTTCGGATGCGTTGGATTATTTGTCGGATAAATACCTCAACAAGACCCTCCCGGATCTAGCAAGGGTATCAGTTGATGGTCTTGTGGTCTTTACTG GCTATCCTCGTAAGCAGAGAGCTAAAGCTGCTGAGGTCTCCAAATTTGGGAAGGCG GCTAAATTGAGGAGCACCTCCTGGTGGTCTAAGTATTTTGGTCAGATTAGTTTAGATGAGAACGAAGATGCCGCCAAGAAGTTTAAACTGGCCGCAACAAAGATGTCATATGTCTCAAACTGCCAAGTTTTTCACCTCAAGTCATTCAATTGA
- the LOC18790515 gene encoding uncharacterized protein At3g49720 isoform X3: MEALYSQALPILSRGLLRSYQSHLSPWEHCFFLPIHTTAAEVEVVALLKGLLAGLKILAAGHSCTAEVQRAIPVLKKAYGDSMHKVLHVGPDTCAVVSTLLSEEETEAWGVEPYDVEDAGRSCKALVRKDVVRVVDIKYPLPYRPKSFSIVLVSDALDYLSDKYLNKTLPDLARVSVDGLVVFTGYPRKQRAKAAEVSKFGKAAKLRSTSWWSKYFGQISLDENEDAAKKFKLAATKMSYVSNCQVFHLKSFN; the protein is encoded by the exons ATGGAGGCTCTTTACTCTCAGGCTCTGCCTATTCTAAGTCGAGGTCTTCTCCGATCTTATCAGTCGCACTTATCGCCGTG GGAGCATTGCTTCTTCTTGCCTATTCATACAACGGCGGCAGAG gtggaggtggtggcaTTGTTAAAGGGGTTGTTAGCAGGGTTGAAG ATTTTAGCTGCAGGTCACTCATGCACAGCGGAGGTCCAACGAGCAATTCCTGTTTTGAAGAAAGCATATGGTGACAGCATGCATAAGGTTTTGCACGTTGGCCCTGATACTTGTGCAGTGGTTTCTACATTGCTGAGTGAGGAAGAAACTGAAGCATGGGGTGTGGAACCTTATGATGTAGAGGATGCTGGTAGAAGCTGTAAAGCTCTTGTGCGCAAAGACGTAGTTCGTGTTGTTGATATCAAGTATCCGCTTCCATACAGGCCAAAGTCGTTTTCTATTGTACTTGTTTCGGATGCGTTGGATTATTTGTCGGATAAATACCTCAACAAGACCCTCCCGGATCTAGCAAGGGTATCAGTTGATGGTCTTGTGGTCTTTACTG GCTATCCTCGTAAGCAGAGAGCTAAAGCTGCTGAGGTCTCCAAATTTGGGAAGGCG GCTAAATTGAGGAGCACCTCCTGGTGGTCTAAGTATTTTGGTCAGATTAGTTTAGATGAGAACGAAGATGCCGCCAAGAAGTTTAAACTGGCCGCAACAAAGATGTCATATGTCTCAAACTGCCAAGTTTTTCACCTCAAGTCATTCAATTGA
- the LOC18793833 gene encoding probable xyloglucan glycosyltransferase 12, producing the protein MAPSFSWWSNKDTHRGTPVVVKMENPNWSMVELEGPSEEDFLISESPGRVRGKNAKQFTWVLLLKAHRAAGCLTSLGSAMLGLASAIRRRVASGRTDTDTDVEPIGRGRAVENPAVRSRFYFCIKMFLWLSLILLGFEVAAYFKGWHFGSPHLQLEYLWASPMGVKGVFDWVYSKWVLIRVEYLAPPLQFLTSACIVLFMIQSLDRLILCLGCFWIRFKKIKPVPKEGAFDPESGETGYFPMVLVQIPMCNEKEVYQQSIAAVCNLDWPKSKLLIQILDDSDDPTTQFLIKEDVHKWQQEGANILYRHRVIRDGYKAGNLKSAMNCSYVKDYEFVAIFDADFQPTPDFLKRTVPHFKDNDDLGLVQARWSFVNKDENLLTRLQNINLSFHFEVEQQVNSVFINFFGFNGTAGVWRIKALEEAGGWLERTTVEDMDIAVRAHLHGWKFIFLNDVECQCELPESYEAYRKQQHRWHSGPMQLFRLCLPDIVKSKISIGKKFNLIFLFFLLRKLILPFYSFTLFCIILPMTMFIPEAELPAWVVCYIPATMSFLNILPAPKAFPFIVPYLLFENTMSVTKFNAMISGLFQLGSAYEWVVTKKSGRSSEGDLASLVEKEPKHQRGVSVPDLVEMKEEIRQQEQRASRKKKHNRIYTKELALAFLLLTASARSLLSAQGIHFYFLLFQGISFLLVGLDLIGEQVE; encoded by the exons ATGGCACCCTCCTTCAGCTGGTGGTCTAACAAAGACACCCACCGAGGCACGCCCGTGGTGGTCAAGATGGAGAACCCAAACTGGTCCATGGTTGAGCTCGAAGGTCCTTCTGAGGAGGACTTCCTCATCTCTGAGTCACCGGGTCGAGTTCGAGGCAAAAACGCCAAGCAGTTCACTTGGGTCCTCCTCCTCAAAGCTCACAGAGCCGCCGGTTGCTTAACCTCTCTCGGCTCCGCAATGTTGGGCCTTGCGTCCGCAATACGACGCCGTGTGGCCTCGGGTCGGACGGACACCGACACCGACGTCGAGCCCATCGGCCGCGGCAGAGCAGTCGAGAACCCAGCCGTAAGGAGCAGGTTCTATTTCTGCATCAAGATGTTTCTGTGGCTGTCTCtgattttgttgggttttgaggtGGCTGCTTACTTTAAAGGTTGGCACTTTGGTTCACCACATCTTCAGCTTGAGTACTTGTGGGCTTCACCAATGGGGGTGAAGGGAGTGTTTGATTGGGTCTATTCGAAGTGGGTTTTGATTCGTGTGGAGTATCTTGCTCCTCCACTTCAGTTCTTAACCAGTGCCTGCATTGTGCTTTTCATGATTCAGAGCTTGGATAGACTAATCCTCTGTTTGGGGTGTTTCTGGATCCGGTTCAAGAAGATCAAACCAGTCCCAAAAGAAGGTGCTTTTGATCCTGAATCTGGGGAGACTGGGTATTTCCCTATGGTTCTTGTTCAGATCCCCATGTGCAATGAAAAGGAG GTTTATCAGCAATCAATTGCTGCTGTGTGCAATTTGGACTGGCCGAAATCGAAGCTGTTGATTCAAATTCTTGACGATTCTGATGACCCAACAACCCAATTTCTGATCAAAGAGGATGTCCATAAGTGGCAGCAAGAAGGAGCCAACATTTTGTATCGGCATCGAGTGATTAGAGATGGATACAAGGCTGGTAATCTCAAGTCTGCAATGAATTGTAGTTATGTCAAAGACTATGAATTTGTGGCCATTTTCGATGCCGATTTTCAGCCCACCCCTGACTTCCTTAAGAGAACAGTCCCTCACTTCAAG GATAATGATGACCTAGGGCTGGTTCAGGCTAGGTGGTCCTTTGTGAACAAAGATGAGAACCTACTAACAAGGCTGCAGAACATTAATTTGTCATTCCACTTTGAGGTAGAGCAGCAAGTGAATAGCGTGTTCATTAATTTCTTTGGGTTCAATGGGACAGCTGGTGTGTGGAGGATAAAGGCTTTGGAGGAAGCTGGTGGGTGGTTGGAGAGGACCACTGTGGAGGACATGGACATTGCTGTCCGTGCCCATCTTCATGGATGGAAATTCATTTTCCTCAATGATGTTGAG TGCCAGTGTGAACTACCAGAATCTTACGAAGCTTATCGGAAACAACAGCACAGATGGCACTCGGGGCCTATGCAGTTGTTTCGCCTCTGTTTGCCTGATATCGTAAAATCCAAG ATCAGCATTGGCAAGAAATTCAATttgatctttctcttctttctgctCCGGAAACTGATATTGCCCTTCTATTCTTTTACCCTTTTTTGCATAATTCTCCCCATGACAATGTTCATCCCAGAGGCTGAGCTACCAGCGTGGGTTGTATGTTACATCCCAGCTACCATGTCATTTCTCAACATCCTCCCTGCCCCAAAAGCCTTTCCTTTCATTGTTCCTTACCTTCTCTTTGAGAACACCATGTCTGTGACCAAGTTTAATGCTATGATATCCGGCCTGTTCCAGCTTGGTAGTGCATACGAGTGGGTTGTGACTAAGAAATCCGGTCGTTCCTCAGAAGGTGATCTTGCCTCCTTAGTTGAGAAAGAGCCAAAGCATCAAAGAGGGGTGTCAGTGCCAGATCTTGTCGAAATGAAGGAAGAAATTAGACAGCAGGAGCAAAGGGCTTccaggaagaagaagcataaCAGAATATATACAAAGGAGCTGGCATTggcctttcttcttctaacgGCTTCAGCAAGGAGCCTTCTGTCTGCTCAGGGCATCCACTTCTACTTCTTGTTGTTTCAGGGGATATCGTTCCTGCTGGTTGGTTTAGACCTAATTGGTGAGCAGGTGGAGTGA
- the LOC18789836 gene encoding sodium-coupled neutral amino acid transporter 5 — protein sequence MTIVSSDRKYRRSSKTPLLPQKHDDHDSAEVGFNGASFSGAVFNMSTTIVGAGIMALPAAVKQLGLIPGLIMIVLGAMLTESSIDMIMRFTRASKTASYSGLVGDAFGGPGRTLLQLCVVVNNLGMLVVYMIIIGDVLSGTWSEGVRHSGVMEEWFGQRWWTARFSLLLLTTLLVLAPLISFKRVDSLRYTSALSVALAVVFVAMTAGVAIFKLMDGSVAFPRLMPKLVDQASFWKLFTTIPILVTAYICHHNIHPIENELIDPTQMKSIVRTSLTFCSTVYIATSFFSFLLFGDHTLDDVLANFDADLGVPYSSFLDDIVRVSYGVHLMLVFPIVFFSLRLNLDGLLFPFAIPIAFDNRRFYTVTAALMGFIFLGANFVPSIWDAFQFTGATAAISVGFIFPAAVALRDTHGIATKKDKLVSWVMIFLAVSSSTAAISSDIYSIVSRDKLAGS from the exons ATGACGATTGTCTCATCGGACCGGAAGTACCGGCGCAGCTCCAAGACTCCGCTCCTGCCCCAAAAGCACGACGACCATGACTCCGCCGAGGTCGGTTTCAACGGCGCGTCGTTTTCCGGAGCCGTCTTCAACATGTCGACGACAATCGTTGGAGCCGGGATCATGGCTCTGCCGGCGGCGGTTAAGCAGTTGGGCCTGATTCCGGGCCTAATTATGATCGTTTTGGGGGCTATGTTGACCGAGTCGTCCATCGACATGATCATGCGGTTCACGCGAGCTTCCAAGACAGCCTCGTATTCGGGTCTGGTCGGCGACGCTTTCGGTGGGCCCGGACGGACCCTCCTCCAGCTCTGCGTCGTCGTCAACAACTTGGGCATGCTCGTCGTCTACATGATCATCATCG GGGATGTGCTGTCAGGGACTTGGTCGGAAGGAGTACGCCATTCGGGTGTAATGGAGGAATGGTTTGGTCAACGTTGGTGGACCGCACGGTTCTCGCTGCTTCTTCTCACCACGCTCCTTGTTTTGGCTCCTCTTATTTCTTTCAAGCGCGTGG ATTCATTGAGATACACATCAGCATTGTCCGTTGCTTTGGCTGTTGTTTTCGTGGCAATGACAGCAGGAGTAGCGATCTTTAAGTTGATGGATGGAAGCGTTGCATTTCCACGTTTGATGCCCAAACTCGTTGACCAGGCATCATTTTGGAAGCTTTTCACTACCATTCCCATTCTAGTCACTGCCTATATCTGCCACCACAACA TTCACCCAATAGAGAATGAACTGATAGACCCTACCCAGATGAAGTCAATAGTGCGGACCTCCCTTACATTTTGCTCAACTGTTTACATTGCAACCAGCTTCTTTAGTTTCCTTCTCTTTGGGGATCACACGCTGGATGATGTGCTGGCAAATTTCGATGCTGATCTTGGAGTTCCATATAGCTCATTTCTTGATGATATTGTTAGGGTTAGCTATGGCGTCCACCTGATGCTTGTTTTCCCCATTGTATTTTTCTCCCTTCGCCTCAATTTAGATGGTCTTCTCTTCCCCTTTGCCATTCCTATTGCATTTGACAATCGAAGATTCTACACAGTAACTGCAGCTCTcatgggttttatttttcttggagccaatTTTGTGCCTAGCATTTGGGATGCCTTTCAGTTCACAGGTGCTACAGCTGCCATCTCTGTTGGTTTCATATTTCCCGCTGCCGTTGCGCTTAG GGACACTCATGGAATTGCAACAAAGAAGGACAAACTAGTGTCATGGGTGATGATCTTTTTAGCAGTCTCCTCAAGCACAGCGGCCATCTCCAGTGACATTTACAGCATTGTCAGTCGTGATAAACTCGCTGGAAGCTGA